The Vibrio tubiashii ATCC 19109 genome has a segment encoding these proteins:
- a CDS encoding fructose-specific PTS transporter subunit EIIC produces the protein MSTITAQAANSSDLKKNLSTLKQHLLFGTSHMLPFIVAGGVLLALAVMASGKGAVPADGLLADISNIGIKGLVLFPIILGGFIGYSIADKPALAPAMISSGIMADMGGGFLGCIVAGFIAGGVVFQLKKIPLSANMTALGAYFIYPLIGTLISAGIVLWGIGEPIKIFMASMNEFLASMAGASKVVLGTILGGMTAFDMGGPINKVATLFAQTQVDTQPWLMGGVGIAICTPPLGMALATFLFKKKFTKQEQEAGKAAAIMGSIGISEGAIPFAANDPMRVLPSIVAGGIVGCVFGFLTDVLLHAPWGGLITAPVSSNIPMYVVGIALGSLTTALIVGFWKPVAEESEDEIEQEAPAQTQAAPVAGEGEYDIVAVTCCPSGVAHTFMAAKALEKAGAAAGIKIKVETQGQNGIQNRITDLDVANAKLVILAHDIQVKDAHRFVNANVVECSTKEAMKKASELIQN, from the coding sequence ATGAGTACAATAACCGCTCAAGCTGCTAATAGTAGCGATCTTAAAAAAAACCTCAGTACCCTAAAGCAACATCTTCTATTTGGTACCTCACATATGTTGCCATTTATTGTCGCGGGCGGTGTCTTGCTCGCACTGGCAGTAATGGCATCAGGTAAAGGAGCAGTCCCAGCAGATGGTTTACTCGCTGATATTTCAAACATCGGCATTAAAGGTCTAGTCCTGTTCCCAATTATTCTCGGTGGTTTCATCGGTTATTCTATTGCCGATAAACCAGCGCTTGCACCTGCGATGATCTCTTCTGGCATCATGGCGGATATGGGCGGCGGTTTCTTAGGCTGTATTGTGGCAGGTTTTATCGCAGGTGGCGTGGTTTTCCAACTGAAGAAAATCCCTCTTTCTGCCAATATGACCGCGCTAGGTGCCTACTTTATCTACCCTCTTATCGGCACGTTAATCTCTGCAGGTATCGTTCTTTGGGGCATTGGTGAGCCAATCAAGATCTTTATGGCATCAATGAACGAGTTCTTGGCTTCAATGGCAGGCGCTTCTAAAGTTGTACTTGGTACCATTCTTGGCGGTATGACGGCGTTTGATATGGGCGGTCCAATCAACAAAGTAGCGACCCTATTTGCACAAACACAGGTTGATACTCAACCATGGCTGATGGGCGGCGTTGGTATTGCTATTTGTACGCCTCCGCTGGGTATGGCACTAGCCACTTTTCTATTTAAGAAGAAATTCACCAAACAAGAACAAGAAGCGGGCAAAGCTGCTGCGATCATGGGCTCTATCGGTATCTCTGAAGGGGCTATCCCATTCGCTGCCAACGACCCAATGCGCGTGCTTCCTTCCATCGTGGCTGGCGGTATCGTGGGCTGTGTATTTGGATTCTTAACCGATGTTCTACTGCATGCACCTTGGGGCGGTTTAATCACTGCGCCAGTTTCAAGCAACATCCCAATGTATGTAGTGGGCATTGCTCTTGGTTCATTAACAACGGCTTTAATTGTTGGCTTCTGGAAACCAGTAGCGGAAGAGTCAGAAGACGAAATCGAACAAGAAGCACCAGCGCAAACTCAAGCGGCTCCAGTAGCAGGCGAAGGCGAGTACGATATTGTTGCAGTCACTTGCTGCCCATCCGGTGTTGCCCATACCTTTATGGCAGCCAAGGCACTAGAAAAAGCAGGCGCTGCGGCTGGAATTAAGATTAAGGTAGAAACTCAAGGTCAAAACGGTATTCAGAACCGCATTACAGACCTAGACGTTGCTAATGCCAAACTGGTTATCTTAGCTCACGATATTCAAGTAAAAGATGCCCATCGTTTTGTCAACGCGAACGTGGTGGAATGTTCAACCAAAGAGGCAATGAAGAAAGCGAGCGAACTTATTCAAAACTAG
- a CDS encoding PTS sugar transporter subunit IIA, with protein sequence MITQLTNVNLIKKQLSATNKQQVFEELAQLLADNQRINNLDNFLADIKAREALSVTSMDGIAYPHAKSSAVLEPAIAVGIKPTGIDYDDEDGINPTLFFMIASPDNGADHHIYVLQELFGKFSEEFIENIIKAKDEHQILDILINS encoded by the coding sequence ATGATTACACAATTAACCAATGTCAATTTAATTAAAAAGCAATTATCCGCGACAAATAAACAACAAGTATTCGAAGAGCTTGCTCAATTACTGGCAGACAACCAGCGCATTAATAATCTGGATAACTTCCTAGCAGATATCAAGGCTCGCGAAGCACTTAGCGTCACATCGATGGATGGCATCGCCTACCCTCACGCGAAAAGCAGCGCCGTATTGGAGCCTGCTATTGCTGTTGGCATCAAACCAACTGGCATTGATTACGATGACGAAGACGGTATTAACCCAACCCTATTTTTTATGATTGCCTCACCAGATAATGGTGCAGACCATCATATCTACGTTCTTCAAGAGCTATTTGGCAAGTTCAGCGAAGAATTTATAGAAAATATTATAAAAGCAAAAGATGAACATCAGATCTTAGATATTTTAATTAATTCATAA
- the manA gene encoding mannose-6-phosphate isomerase, class I: protein MKNVIQNYAWGSKTSLNQLFGISNSESAPQAEMWMGAHPNGCSLVTSQGISVKLSELIASNPQHYLGEQTANTFGELPYLFKILAAEQALSIQVHPSKAQAESGYAKEQQLGVPLTASHRNYKDPNHKPELVYALTQYQAMNGFRPIEEIIENFTQLAIPELNWLLEAFTEEPNSHGLASFFSGILSLQGEQKEMALTMLMVKAKLSIEPVYALITELEKQYPNDVGLFAPLMLNVITLQPGEAMYLDAQTPHAYLHGTGLEIMANSDNVLRAGLTPKHIDVEELVSCTQFVSKPKHSLKLAPSIDAGIESFEVPVDDFKFAILHNSDNRHLTATSAEILLPLDEPMTLTHNNGETCQIAIGDSVFVAANTCNYTLSCQGRVARAYS from the coding sequence ATGAAGAACGTGATTCAAAACTACGCTTGGGGCAGTAAAACGTCACTGAATCAGCTGTTTGGAATCAGCAACTCAGAATCTGCTCCGCAAGCAGAAATGTGGATGGGCGCCCACCCAAATGGCTGCTCGTTGGTTACGAGCCAAGGTATTTCAGTCAAGCTTTCTGAACTTATCGCCAGTAACCCACAGCACTACCTTGGGGAACAAACCGCCAACACATTTGGCGAGCTGCCGTATCTATTTAAGATCCTAGCGGCAGAGCAAGCTCTATCAATACAAGTCCACCCGAGCAAAGCCCAAGCAGAATCTGGATATGCTAAAGAGCAACAGCTAGGGGTACCATTGACTGCGAGCCATCGTAATTACAAAGATCCCAACCACAAACCAGAATTGGTGTACGCCCTTACCCAATACCAAGCTATGAATGGCTTTAGACCAATCGAAGAGATCATTGAGAACTTCACCCAGTTAGCCATTCCAGAGCTTAATTGGTTACTTGAAGCGTTCACCGAAGAGCCAAATTCACACGGATTGGCGAGTTTCTTCTCTGGGATACTTTCCTTACAAGGTGAACAAAAAGAGATGGCACTCACCATGTTGATGGTCAAAGCCAAGCTCTCTATAGAACCTGTGTATGCGCTTATTACCGAATTGGAAAAACAGTACCCGAACGATGTTGGACTATTTGCACCCTTGATGCTTAACGTCATTACCTTACAACCAGGAGAGGCGATGTATCTAGACGCGCAGACGCCTCACGCATACTTGCATGGCACTGGGCTAGAGATCATGGCGAACTCTGACAATGTACTTCGAGCAGGACTGACACCTAAGCATATCGATGTCGAAGAGCTTGTCTCGTGCACTCAGTTTGTCTCAAAACCAAAGCATAGCCTAAAACTAGCGCCCTCAATTGACGCAGGAATTGAAAGCTTTGAGGTGCCAGTTGATGACTTTAAGTTTGCGATCCTTCATAACTCTGATAACCGTCACCTAACAGCGACCAGCGCTGAGATTCTACTACCACTAGACGAACCAATGACCTTAACGCATAACAATGGAGAAACATGCCAAATAGCTATTGGCGACTCGGTGTTTGTTGCGGCGAATACATGCAATTACACGCTCTCCTGCCAAGGACGAGTGGCACGAGCATACAGCTAA